The nucleotide window TATTTATAGCTTTTTACAAAAAACAACTTGCCACCCCCTTAATCTTCGTTCATAATTGAGGTACACACACCAAATAAACAAAGAAAGAAAGGAGTGACAAGTTGTTACCTCAATTTATAACATATTGTTTAGAAATAATCAAGCAGCAAAATGAAATTATCTGTACTTTAATTACTTTGCTTATTAAAAAGAGTGTGTTTAATAAACCTTCAAAGGAACCAGTTAATAAACCATATAGGAAACTTCAGGTGGATGAGCTCCCTGTAGTTGAGAAGTTAGATAAACTTAACTATAAAACT belongs to Anaerobranca gottschalkii DSM 13577 and includes:
- a CDS encoding transposase, producing MLPQFITYCLEIIKQQNEIICTLITLLIKKSVFNKPSKEPVNKPYRKLQVDELPVVEKLDKLNYKT